One window from the genome of Thermococcus siculi encodes:
- a CDS encoding aminoacyl-tRNA deacylase produces MGKLEDIARELDAEILDIGRPVKTVEQATRETGASPKQVIKSLVIISEREPLLVILDGESRVSLEKLERLFGKCRFARAKEVKELTGYEIGGVPPVGVPLRTVIDPKVLENEYVIGGGGSTDRLMRIKPEKIVEYQRAEVIEIRE; encoded by the coding sequence ATGGGAAAGCTTGAGGACATCGCAAGGGAATTGGACGCCGAGATTCTGGACATCGGGCGGCCGGTAAAGACCGTGGAGCAGGCCACGAGAGAAACCGGGGCATCTCCAAAGCAGGTTATAAAGTCCCTCGTGATAATAAGCGAGAGGGAACCCCTGCTTGTAATACTGGACGGCGAATCGAGGGTCAGCCTGGAAAAGCTCGAACGGCTCTTTGGAAAGTGCCGGTTCGCGAGGGCAAAGGAAGTAAAAGAGCTTACCGGCTACGAGATAGGTGGTGTTCCACCCGTCGGAGTGCCCCTAAGGACGGTTATTGACCCGAAAGTACTCGAGAATGAATACGTCATCGGGGGCGGTGGGAGCACCGACAGATTGATGAGGATAAAGCCCGAAAAGATCGTGGAGTACCAGCGGGCGGAAGTTATTGAGATAAGGGAGTAA
- a CDS encoding alanyl-tRNA editing protein, with protein MFPVEVRTHTALHVVKGAAVKVLGEDAKWTASTYVKDNRGVLTVKFNRKPTPEEIAEIERLANEKVRENVPVEVYELPRDEAERRFGEDTYDLFPIPPEVRTLKVVVIEGWNVNACKEEHTKTTGEIGEIKIRKVRFRRNRELLEISFDVL; from the coding sequence ATGTTCCCGGTTGAAGTCAGAACCCACACTGCCCTTCACGTGGTCAAGGGGGCGGCCGTTAAGGTTCTCGGCGAAGATGCCAAGTGGACGGCATCTACCTACGTCAAAGACAACAGGGGAGTCCTGACCGTCAAGTTCAACAGAAAACCAACCCCCGAGGAGATAGCGGAGATAGAGCGCCTCGCCAACGAGAAGGTGAGGGAAAACGTGCCCGTTGAGGTCTATGAACTCCCGAGGGACGAAGCTGAAAGACGCTTTGGAGAGGATACGTACGACCTCTTCCCGATTCCACCGGAGGTAAGGACGCTGAAGGTAGTCGTCATAGAGGGCTGGAACGTGAACGCTTGCAAGGAGGAGCACACTAAGACGACGGGAGAAATAGGCGAGATAAAGATCAGGAAGGTCCGCTTCAGGCGAAACAGAGAACTGCTGGAGATCAGCTTTGACGTTTTGTGA